From one Magnolia sinica isolate HGM2019 chromosome 18, MsV1, whole genome shotgun sequence genomic stretch:
- the LOC131233523 gene encoding uncharacterized protein LOC131233523 isoform X1: MMMEMRIHYLSSDPWCLPLLRCKLRIPHTIIGWWEICPANSHCILCSHNVLPILSEPFIERKEMETNASDGDSDSNFIKIKPMEKVIMTRCSSCISMSEQNDNTGASSSLSMNSNLQDTEDDRIIANILF; encoded by the exons ATGATGATGGAGATGCGGATCCACTATCTGTCGTCTGATCCATGGTGTTTGCCTCTTTTGAGATGCAAGTTAAGAATCCCACACACCATTATTGGATGGTGGGAGATATGTCCAGCCAACTCCCACTGCATCCTGTGCTCACACAATGTTTTACCTATTTTATCAGAACCCTTTATTGAAAGGAAAGAAATGGAAACAAATGCATCTG ATGGGGATTCTGATTCAAACTTCATCAAAATCAAGCCCATGGAGAAAG TGATTATGACGAGATGCTCTTCTTGTATTAGCATGTCTGAACAAAATGACAATACTGGAGCAAGTTCTAGCTTGAGCATGAATAGCAACCTACAAGATACGGAGGATGACAGGATTATTGCCAATATCCTATTTTAA
- the LOC131233523 gene encoding uncharacterized protein LOC131233523 isoform X2, with protein sequence MMMEMRIHYLSSDPWCLPLLRCKLRIPHTIIGWWEICPANSHCILCSHNVLPILSEPFIERKEMETNASDGDSDSNFIKIKPMEKASHSSLQACW encoded by the exons ATGATGATGGAGATGCGGATCCACTATCTGTCGTCTGATCCATGGTGTTTGCCTCTTTTGAGATGCAAGTTAAGAATCCCACACACCATTATTGGATGGTGGGAGATATGTCCAGCCAACTCCCACTGCATCCTGTGCTCACACAATGTTTTACCTATTTTATCAGAACCCTTTATTGAAAGGAAAGAAATGGAAACAAATGCATCTG ATGGGGATTCTGATTCAAACTTCATCAAAATCAAGCCCATGGAGAAAG CTAGCCATAGTTCCTTGCAAGCTTGCTGGTGA
- the LOC131233523 gene encoding uncharacterized protein LOC131233523 isoform X3: MMMEMRIHYLSSDPWCLPLLRCKLRIPHTIIGWWEICPANSHCILCSHNVLPILSEPFIERKEMETNASDGDSDSNFIKIKPMEKEFAWTLHEFC, from the exons ATGATGATGGAGATGCGGATCCACTATCTGTCGTCTGATCCATGGTGTTTGCCTCTTTTGAGATGCAAGTTAAGAATCCCACACACCATTATTGGATGGTGGGAGATATGTCCAGCCAACTCCCACTGCATCCTGTGCTCACACAATGTTTTACCTATTTTATCAGAACCCTTTATTGAAAGGAAAGAAATGGAAACAAATGCATCTG ATGGGGATTCTGATTCAAACTTCATCAAAATCAAGCCCATGGAGAAAG AGTTTGCATGGACCCTACATGAATTCTG CTAG